A DNA window from Luteolibacter luteus contains the following coding sequences:
- a CDS encoding NAD(P)/FAD-dependent oxidoreductase, with protein sequence MNGQIEVAIVGGGPAGCTLAALLAQRGIRSVVFDDDKRPELLVGESLLPRVISLMRRLGIEDRVKQFAQYKPGVGFISRDGSRLDFFFPQKAIKGMPNYAYNVPRPEYDNLLRTRAEELGVVFVKRRADLEKGSDGREIQLTADCLASVPELKGRHPKLLVDSTGRARTFARLLGIGTKRGTRNDVAYFAHFEGFDVEAMREGQVVITTLSRGWSWRIPLPGRLSVGVVVDKSFAKEHGESPEERLESIIASEPFLKDAGKDRRRVTPVMTYTNYQLISERGHGPGWVSTGDAFGFVDPMLSPGLFMAMHSADLLDQHVFANGLEILNQPKHLERAYAKVFDELIDWHEAWSELIEYFYDGRMYALHAAGEQLSKQYGERALPRIMERHLTTQITRLLSGVATRSRYGRRLLRFSLKHLVWDVDPAETFAIKA encoded by the coding sequence GTGAACGGACAGATCGAAGTCGCGATCGTGGGCGGAGGCCCCGCAGGATGCACCTTGGCGGCGCTTTTGGCCCAGCGTGGCATCCGTAGCGTGGTCTTCGACGATGACAAACGTCCGGAACTGCTGGTGGGTGAATCCCTTCTGCCGCGAGTCATCAGCCTCATGCGCCGGCTCGGGATCGAGGACCGCGTGAAGCAATTCGCCCAATACAAGCCGGGCGTCGGCTTCATCTCCCGTGATGGCAGCCGTCTCGATTTCTTCTTCCCGCAAAAGGCGATCAAGGGGATGCCGAACTACGCTTACAACGTTCCCCGGCCCGAGTACGACAACCTGCTGCGCACCCGCGCGGAAGAACTGGGTGTCGTCTTCGTGAAGCGCCGCGCCGATTTGGAAAAGGGTAGCGATGGCCGCGAGATCCAGCTTACCGCGGATTGCTTGGCCTCTGTGCCCGAACTGAAGGGTCGGCACCCGAAGCTTCTGGTGGATTCCACCGGCCGCGCGCGCACTTTTGCCCGGCTGCTCGGCATCGGGACGAAGCGCGGCACGCGCAATGACGTCGCCTATTTCGCACACTTCGAGGGCTTCGATGTGGAAGCGATGAGGGAAGGGCAAGTGGTCATCACCACGCTGAGCCGCGGCTGGAGCTGGCGCATCCCCTTGCCGGGACGCCTGTCCGTCGGCGTGGTCGTGGACAAGTCTTTCGCCAAGGAGCATGGTGAATCCCCGGAAGAACGCCTGGAGTCGATCATCGCCTCGGAGCCCTTCCTGAAGGACGCGGGCAAAGATCGCCGCCGGGTGACCCCGGTGATGACTTACACGAATTACCAGCTCATTTCCGAACGTGGCCATGGTCCGGGCTGGGTCTCCACCGGTGATGCGTTCGGGTTTGTCGACCCCATGCTCTCGCCCGGACTCTTCATGGCGATGCATTCGGCAGACTTGTTAGACCAGCATGTCTTTGCCAATGGCTTGGAGATCCTGAATCAGCCGAAGCACTTGGAACGGGCTTATGCGAAGGTTTTCGATGAGCTCATCGACTGGCATGAGGCTTGGTCGGAACTGATTGAATATTTCTACGATGGGCGAATGTACGCCCTGCACGCTGCGGGTGAGCAGTTGTCAAAGCAGTACGGCGAGAGGGCTCTTCCGCGGATCATGGAGCGTCATTTGACGACCCAGATCACGCGTCTGCTTTCGGGTGTCGCTACCCGCAGCCGCTATGGACGACGTCTCCTGAGGTTCTCGTTGAAGCACCTCGTATGGGACGTCGATCCCGCCGAGACCTTTGCGATCAAGGCCTGA
- a CDS encoding c-type cytochrome, with protein MNFPRFASLLLPVSLMLGAARAELAATFEGGGATDVRADRLPALLVKAGESPTPFLPAGEFGVTWKGTLVLAERQRLAFSFEGEGKATLTIDGEEVLAEEGTLGAKASKSTRLNRGDHEITITFRSKPDGSGRFRLFWEEHSFPKQSVPPAAFKAEVTEDPARKGRLLFAENHCSKCHLSGVAGMQEMMESAPLLFSTGSRLNEEWLAKWIADPSALRADTRMPALVDASTAEGKQQAADLAAWLMTLKAGEAPAAPDKALAQKGGEHFHRLGCAACHTSPGASAADATHGRVPLHNVADKFQPGALVAFLKKPDALYPHIGMPDFALSDAEANEIAAFVLDASSKVEKPKSEFPKGDATKGAALAQALNCGACHAGAAAPSFATPVETIFTKDWSANGCVSGKHGGKVPKLALNDEERAALIAFSKKGTAPLSRHVPAEYAAAKVKALRCTSCHGMDGKPSLLDATHVETKPLVAHVHGENEKLDQSRPHLTYIGEMLYSSYMEKMINGAATPRPRPWLDMRMPAFHGYATDLAKGLACIHGVEPGAAPDATPDASLAEIGKKLASLDGFGCTTCHGVGPVKPSAAFEVEGVNFALSHERLRKEWFDRWMDNPPAVTPGSKMPRYSDEGKSQRPELDGDAQKQFDAIWNYIQKPQ; from the coding sequence ATGAACTTCCCGCGTTTCGCCAGTCTCCTCCTGCCCGTTTCGCTGATGCTTGGTGCTGCCCGCGCCGAGCTGGCCGCCACCTTTGAAGGTGGGGGCGCGACCGATGTCCGTGCCGACCGCCTGCCAGCGCTACTGGTGAAGGCGGGCGAGTCCCCCACCCCTTTCCTGCCTGCAGGAGAGTTCGGGGTGACGTGGAAGGGCACGCTGGTGCTGGCAGAGCGGCAGCGTCTGGCCTTCTCCTTTGAAGGTGAAGGCAAGGCGACGCTGACGATCGATGGCGAGGAAGTTCTGGCCGAAGAGGGCACTCTGGGCGCGAAGGCCTCCAAGAGCACACGTCTGAACCGGGGTGATCACGAAATCACGATCACCTTCCGCTCGAAGCCGGACGGATCGGGACGTTTCCGCCTTTTCTGGGAAGAACACTCCTTTCCGAAGCAGAGCGTCCCGCCGGCCGCCTTTAAGGCTGAAGTGACCGAGGATCCGGCTCGCAAGGGCCGCCTCCTCTTCGCGGAGAATCATTGCTCGAAGTGCCACCTTTCCGGTGTCGCCGGAATGCAGGAAATGATGGAGAGCGCTCCGCTCCTCTTCTCGACCGGCTCCCGTTTGAACGAAGAGTGGCTCGCCAAATGGATCGCGGATCCTTCGGCACTCCGCGCGGATACACGGATGCCTGCACTCGTGGATGCCTCCACAGCCGAAGGCAAGCAACAGGCTGCAGACCTCGCGGCCTGGCTGATGACCCTGAAGGCGGGTGAAGCACCCGCGGCTCCAGACAAGGCACTGGCCCAAAAGGGCGGGGAGCATTTCCACCGCCTCGGCTGTGCGGCTTGCCACACCTCGCCGGGGGCTTCCGCTGCAGATGCCACCCATGGCCGGGTGCCGCTGCACAATGTGGCCGACAAGTTCCAACCGGGGGCGCTGGTGGCCTTCCTGAAGAAGCCGGATGCACTCTATCCGCACATCGGCATGCCTGACTTCGCCCTGAGCGATGCCGAGGCGAATGAAATCGCCGCCTTCGTCCTGGATGCTTCCAGCAAGGTGGAGAAGCCGAAGTCCGAATTCCCGAAGGGAGATGCCACCAAGGGTGCCGCACTTGCCCAAGCGTTGAATTGCGGGGCCTGCCACGCCGGTGCTGCTGCGCCGAGCTTCGCGACACCGGTGGAAACCATCTTCACGAAAGATTGGTCTGCCAATGGCTGCGTCTCCGGCAAGCATGGCGGCAAGGTGCCAAAGCTCGCCCTGAACGACGAAGAGCGCGCCGCGCTGATCGCCTTCTCGAAGAAGGGCACTGCCCCCCTTTCCCGCCACGTGCCGGCCGAATACGCCGCCGCGAAGGTGAAGGCACTCCGCTGCACCAGCTGCCACGGCATGGATGGAAAGCCGTCCCTGCTGGATGCGACCCACGTCGAGACGAAGCCGCTCGTCGCTCACGTGCACGGTGAGAATGAAAAGCTCGATCAATCCCGCCCGCACCTCACCTACATCGGTGAGATGCTCTACTCCTCCTACATGGAGAAGATGATCAACGGCGCTGCCACTCCCCGTCCCCGCCCATGGCTGGACATGCGCATGCCTGCATTCCATGGCTACGCCACGGATCTCGCGAAGGGCCTAGCTTGCATCCATGGTGTCGAGCCAGGTGCAGCTCCCGATGCCACTCCGGATGCAAGTCTTGCCGAGATCGGCAAGAAGCTCGCCAGCCTCGATGGCTTCGGCTGCACGACGTGCCACGGTGTCGGTCCGGTGAAGCCTTCCGCGGCGTTTGAAGTGGAGGGTGTGAACTTTGCACTCTCCCATGAGCGCCTCCGCAAGGAATGGTTCGACCGCTGGATGGACAATCCTCCCGCCGTGACACCGGGTAGCAAAATGCCCCGCTACAGTGACGAAGGAAAGTCGCAGCGCCCTGAGTTGGACGGAGATGCGCAAAAGCAATTCGACGCCATCTGGAACTACATCCAGAAGCCGCAATAA
- the deoC gene encoding deoxyribose-phosphate aldolase yields MTRPALRRLLDEIGPVDAVGIEERAAKYTTRSIKKGSKVFGLKLAVTMVDLTTLEGKDTPGKVESLCQKALYPHEGDIPRVAAVCVYPSMVKHAAKHVKGSGVRIASVATAFPSGQAPLKTRLAEVRQAVADGADEIDMVINRGAFHEGELSLVQDEIAQVREACGEATLKVILETSELETYDNIRAASFLAMRVLRPGDFIKTSTGKTSANATLGNNQVMIEAIRDFYLATGTEIAMKPAGGIRTAKQALQFLTAVKETLGDAWLNNRRYRFGASSLLNDLLRQLETQRTGAYQAPWTFSDDSSGY; encoded by the coding sequence ATGACCCGCCCGGCCTTGCGTCGCCTCCTGGATGAAATCGGCCCCGTCGATGCCGTTGGCATTGAAGAGCGGGCCGCCAAATACACCACGCGTTCGATCAAGAAGGGCTCGAAGGTCTTCGGCCTGAAGCTGGCAGTGACGATGGTGGACCTCACCACGCTGGAGGGAAAGGATACGCCGGGCAAGGTGGAGTCTCTGTGCCAAAAGGCGCTCTATCCGCATGAAGGCGATATCCCACGGGTCGCGGCGGTCTGCGTTTATCCCTCGATGGTAAAGCATGCCGCGAAACACGTGAAAGGGAGCGGCGTGAGGATCGCCTCCGTTGCCACGGCATTCCCTTCCGGACAAGCGCCGCTGAAGACCCGCCTGGCTGAAGTCCGCCAAGCCGTGGCAGATGGCGCGGACGAGATCGACATGGTGATCAACCGTGGTGCATTCCATGAGGGCGAGCTGTCCTTGGTCCAGGACGAGATCGCCCAAGTTCGTGAAGCCTGCGGCGAAGCCACGCTCAAGGTGATCCTCGAAACCAGCGAGCTCGAGACCTATGACAATATCCGTGCCGCCTCCTTTCTGGCGATGCGCGTGCTGCGTCCTGGAGATTTCATTAAAACCAGCACCGGGAAGACCTCTGCCAACGCTACGCTGGGTAACAACCAAGTGATGATCGAAGCAATCCGCGACTTCTACCTCGCGACCGGCACCGAGATCGCCATGAAGCCTGCCGGAGGCATCCGCACTGCCAAGCAGGCACTCCAGTTCCTCACGGCGGTGAAGGAAACGCTGGGCGACGCGTGGCTGAACAACCGCCGCTATCGCTTCGGAGCCTCGTCGTTGTTGAATGACCTCTTGAGGCAGTTGGAGACACAACGAACGGGGGCCTATCAGGCACCGTGGACCTTCAGCGATGATTCATCCGGATACTGA
- a CDS encoding DUF6797 domain-containing protein: MRPYIAPIVLAAAVAPVTAAEWYQEMQIGPAWANSFAGTFDGQEQIAAVKGVLVDLGDGSRALFDTETLRVVSAYKGGVHWGGTPWTGAHGQLVKIANEKDFVFNTVPGPGWANDAGNFEDKRTPMSFAVYKADRTRSDVTAACGNIPGAAYKGFFRNGSQIVFEYTVNGVRVLEQLEASPNGLVRKFEVGPHAKPLTLLAADDASAFTVAEGSAKAASGLSVAAGGKAAVLAVSGDKATRLLANLAPAASPTTFTISYARGGDAKAVEPAALTSLTKGGEGLWKGTVTTKGTVSNDKKSAWVTDTITIPENNPWKSNIRFGGFDFLDEDSAVLSTWNGDVWTVKGLKGDLSNLEWKRFAAGLFEPLGVKVVDGTIYVHGRDQITKLQDLNKDGEADYFENFFNGVAVSPNFHEFAFDLQTDSNGDFYFSKASPVRPGGRGFDTIFPNHGTVMRLSKDASSFEVIATGLRAPGGLGVGPNGEITTGENEGTWQPCCKLNFITADQRPAFFGTEPSRQGLKDAPYTEPLCYLPMDVDNSGGSQVWVPQGVKWGLKPGELIHLSYGQSSLYRVLNATVDGTLQGGVVKIPVSLGSSAMRARFHQDGSLYVAGFRGWQTNAASECAVQRIRYTGGTVTIPDKLEITEKGVRLHFETKLDKELATDPESYSAERWNYVRGPQYGSGEFSVDNPDTQSEKNALEKESKETHKRDKVEITAARLLEDGQTVEVDLAGHKPSMQLKVAWDLEDAEGDVLQGDLHATVRKMGK, encoded by the coding sequence ATGCGCCCGTACATCGCACCAATCGTCCTCGCCGCCGCTGTCGCGCCGGTGACTGCCGCTGAATGGTATCAGGAAATGCAAATCGGTCCCGCGTGGGCCAATTCCTTCGCAGGAACCTTCGACGGTCAGGAGCAAATCGCCGCCGTGAAGGGCGTGCTGGTGGACCTCGGCGACGGCAGCCGCGCCCTTTTCGACACGGAGACGCTCCGCGTCGTGTCCGCCTACAAGGGTGGTGTCCACTGGGGTGGCACGCCTTGGACCGGTGCCCACGGCCAGTTGGTGAAGATCGCCAACGAAAAGGATTTCGTTTTCAACACCGTCCCGGGTCCCGGCTGGGCCAATGACGCCGGCAACTTCGAGGACAAGCGGACACCGATGAGCTTCGCGGTCTACAAGGCGGACCGCACCCGCAGCGACGTGACCGCCGCCTGCGGCAACATCCCGGGAGCCGCTTACAAGGGCTTCTTCCGCAATGGTTCCCAGATTGTCTTCGAGTACACCGTGAACGGTGTCCGCGTGCTCGAGCAGCTTGAGGCCTCGCCGAACGGCTTGGTCCGCAAGTTCGAGGTCGGCCCGCACGCCAAGCCGCTGACGCTTCTCGCGGCGGATGACGCTTCCGCCTTCACCGTCGCCGAAGGCTCCGCAAAAGCCGCTTCCGGTCTCTCGGTAGCCGCCGGTGGCAAGGCCGCCGTGCTCGCGGTTTCCGGCGACAAGGCAACCCGGCTGTTGGCCAACCTAGCGCCCGCCGCCAGCCCGACCACTTTCACGATCAGCTACGCCCGCGGCGGCGATGCCAAGGCCGTCGAGCCTGCCGCCCTCACGTCCCTGACCAAGGGTGGTGAAGGCCTCTGGAAGGGAACCGTGACCACCAAGGGCACCGTTTCCAATGACAAGAAGTCCGCCTGGGTGACCGACACCATCACCATCCCGGAAAACAATCCTTGGAAGTCCAACATCCGCTTCGGCGGCTTCGATTTCCTCGATGAGGATTCGGCCGTGCTTTCCACTTGGAACGGCGACGTCTGGACGGTGAAGGGCCTGAAGGGCGACCTGAGCAATCTGGAATGGAAGCGTTTCGCTGCCGGTCTCTTCGAACCGCTCGGCGTCAAGGTGGTGGACGGCACGATTTACGTGCATGGCCGCGACCAGATCACGAAGCTTCAGGACCTGAACAAGGACGGCGAGGCCGACTACTTCGAAAACTTCTTCAACGGAGTGGCCGTCTCCCCGAACTTCCACGAGTTCGCCTTCGACCTGCAGACCGACAGCAACGGCGATTTCTACTTCTCGAAGGCCTCTCCGGTCCGCCCCGGCGGTCGTGGCTTCGACACCATCTTCCCGAACCACGGCACGGTGATGCGCCTGTCGAAGGACGCTTCCAGCTTCGAGGTGATCGCCACCGGCCTGCGTGCACCCGGCGGCCTCGGCGTGGGTCCGAACGGCGAAATCACCACCGGCGAGAACGAGGGAACCTGGCAGCCTTGCTGCAAGCTCAACTTCATCACCGCAGACCAGCGTCCGGCGTTCTTCGGCACCGAGCCGAGCCGCCAAGGCCTGAAGGATGCTCCCTACACCGAGCCGCTCTGCTACCTGCCGATGGATGTGGACAATTCCGGTGGTTCCCAAGTCTGGGTGCCGCAGGGCGTGAAGTGGGGCTTGAAGCCCGGTGAACTGATCCACCTTTCCTACGGCCAGTCTTCTCTCTACCGCGTGCTGAATGCCACGGTGGACGGCACCCTTCAGGGTGGCGTGGTGAAGATCCCGGTGAGCCTCGGCTCCTCCGCGATGCGCGCCCGCTTCCATCAGGATGGCTCGCTCTACGTGGCCGGCTTCCGCGGCTGGCAGACGAATGCCGCGAGCGAGTGCGCCGTGCAGCGCATCCGCTACACCGGAGGCACCGTGACGATCCCCGACAAGCTTGAGATCACTGAGAAGGGCGTGCGCCTGCACTTCGAGACCAAGCTGGACAAGGAACTGGCCACCGACCCGGAAAGCTACTCCGCCGAGCGCTGGAACTACGTGCGCGGCCCGCAATACGGCTCCGGCGAATTCTCGGTGGATAACCCGGACACCCAATCCGAGAAGAATGCTCTCGAGAAGGAGTCGAAGGAGACCCACAAGCGTGACAAGGTGGAAATCACCGCTGCCCGCCTGCTGGAAGACGGCCAGACCGTCGAAGTCGACCTCGCCGGCCACAAGCCGTCCATGCAGCTGAAAGTTGCTTGGGATTTGGAAGATGCCGAAGGCGATGTGCTGCAGGGAGATCTGCACGCCACCGTCCGCAAGATGGGCAAGTGA
- the murI gene encoding glutamate racemase, which translates to MRNAPLGIFDSGVGGLTVVRAVQQLLPSEDIVYLGDTARVPYGSKSPETIRQFSHEDVRFLLDRGVKTVVVACNTATAHALPSLQERYQVPIIGVIEPGVEAVLADPGAQRIGIIATRGTVRSHAYQHALALRRTGLILHATPAPLLVPLVEEDWLDHPSTLAALHTYLDPMLDRGIDTLLLACTHYPLLIPVLRHFLPEGVRLVDSATTCAEHVKNDLTKLDLLSEKADPGKLEIHLTDLSDQFEDLSRRFLARSPGRIMRVSL; encoded by the coding sequence ATGCGCAACGCCCCTCTGGGCATCTTTGATTCCGGCGTCGGCGGGTTGACCGTCGTTCGTGCCGTACAGCAACTCCTTCCCTCGGAAGACATTGTCTATCTGGGAGATACCGCCCGTGTCCCATACGGGTCAAAAAGCCCGGAAACCATCCGGCAGTTCTCGCATGAAGACGTGCGCTTCCTCCTAGACCGGGGGGTGAAAACCGTGGTCGTGGCTTGCAATACGGCCACCGCCCACGCGCTGCCCTCGCTGCAGGAGCGCTATCAAGTGCCCATCATCGGGGTGATCGAACCGGGCGTGGAAGCCGTGCTTGCGGACCCGGGTGCACAGCGCATCGGCATCATCGCCACCCGCGGCACGGTCCGTTCCCATGCCTACCAGCACGCTCTCGCACTGCGGCGTACGGGCCTGATTTTACATGCGACTCCGGCACCTCTCCTAGTGCCTCTGGTGGAAGAAGACTGGCTGGATCACCCGTCCACCCTCGCCGCCCTCCATACCTATCTGGACCCGATGCTTGATCGCGGCATCGACACGCTGCTGCTGGCTTGTACACACTACCCGCTGCTGATTCCGGTGCTGAGGCATTTCCTGCCGGAAGGCGTGCGGCTCGTCGATTCCGCGACGACCTGCGCGGAGCACGTGAAGAATGATCTCACCAAGCTCGACCTTCTTAGCGAGAAGGCGGACCCCGGGAAGCTGGAGATCCATCTCACCGACCTCTCGGATCAATTCGAGGATCTCTCGCGACGCTTCCTTGCGAGATCCCCCGGTCGAATCATGAGGGTGAGCCTGTGA
- a CDS encoding aldehyde dehydrogenase family protein has protein sequence MWEFDPAPESAEPCIEKRYGLFIGGKFTAPRSKKYFDSIAPRNGEKLSEIALASAADVDAAYAAATKAFPLWSKLPGKERGKYLFRIARLLQDRAREFAVAETLDGGKPIKEARDFDLPMAAAHFFYHAGWADKLEYVSPGRSLAPLGVVGQVIPWNFPLLMLAWKIAPALATGNTVVIKPAETTSITALKFASILSDAGLPPGVVNIVTGAGETGAAVVNHPAAAKIAFTGSTEVGKIIQRALAGSGKKLTLELGGKAANIVFDDAPLDQAVEGIVNGIFFNQGHVCCAGSRLLVQESVADLVVDKLKRRMQVLRVGDPLDKNTDIGAINSAEQLAKIKELVAIGVKEGAELHQSPCKLPAKGFYFPPSLFTNVTQSHRIAREEIFGPVLSILTFRTPEEAIEKANNTAFGLSAGIWTDKGSRILKMASELKAGVVWANTYNKFDPSSPFGGYKESGFGREGGRHGLLEYANLE, from the coding sequence CTGTGGGAATTCGATCCCGCGCCGGAATCAGCAGAGCCATGCATCGAAAAGCGCTATGGACTCTTCATCGGTGGCAAGTTTACCGCGCCGAGGTCGAAGAAGTATTTCGACTCCATCGCACCGCGAAATGGCGAGAAGCTGAGCGAGATCGCTTTGGCAAGCGCTGCAGATGTCGATGCCGCTTATGCCGCCGCCACGAAGGCCTTTCCCTTGTGGAGCAAGCTGCCTGGCAAAGAGCGCGGCAAGTATCTCTTCCGCATCGCCCGGCTCTTGCAGGATCGCGCACGGGAATTCGCCGTGGCGGAGACGCTCGATGGGGGGAAGCCAATCAAGGAAGCGCGCGATTTCGACCTGCCGATGGCGGCGGCCCATTTTTTCTATCACGCCGGCTGGGCGGACAAGCTCGAGTATGTCTCGCCGGGCCGCAGTCTCGCGCCGCTGGGAGTGGTGGGCCAAGTGATCCCGTGGAATTTCCCACTGCTCATGCTGGCATGGAAGATCGCGCCCGCTCTCGCCACGGGAAACACGGTGGTGATCAAGCCGGCCGAGACGACATCCATCACCGCGCTGAAGTTCGCAAGCATCCTCTCCGATGCCGGTCTTCCTCCCGGTGTCGTGAACATCGTCACCGGTGCCGGTGAGACTGGTGCCGCGGTGGTGAATCATCCGGCCGCAGCGAAGATCGCTTTCACCGGCTCGACCGAGGTCGGGAAGATCATCCAGCGCGCGCTAGCGGGTAGCGGAAAGAAACTCACACTCGAACTCGGAGGCAAGGCGGCGAACATTGTTTTCGACGATGCTCCGCTCGACCAAGCCGTGGAGGGCATCGTGAACGGGATCTTCTTCAACCAAGGTCACGTGTGCTGCGCCGGTTCTCGCCTACTGGTGCAAGAGAGCGTGGCGGATCTGGTGGTGGACAAGCTGAAGCGCCGCATGCAGGTGCTACGCGTCGGCGATCCGCTCGACAAGAATACGGACATCGGCGCGATCAACTCCGCCGAACAGCTTGCGAAGATCAAGGAACTCGTCGCCATCGGCGTGAAGGAAGGTGCGGAGCTGCACCAATCCCCCTGCAAGCTGCCCGCGAAGGGCTTCTACTTCCCTCCTTCCCTCTTCACCAATGTCACGCAGAGCCACCGGATCGCGAGAGAGGAAATCTTCGGCCCGGTGCTAAGCATCCTTACTTTCCGCACGCCGGAGGAAGCCATCGAGAAAGCAAACAACACCGCCTTCGGCCTGAGCGCCGGAATCTGGACCGACAAGGGCAGCCGCATCCTCAAGATGGCCAGCGAGCTGAAGGCTGGCGTCGTGTGGGCGAACACCTACAACAAATTCGATCCTTCTTCACCCTTCGGCGGCTACAAGGAGTCCGGCTTCGGTCGTGAAGGCGGCAGACACGGGCTGCTCGAATATGCGAACCTCGAATAG
- a CDS encoding trypsin-like serine protease: MHRRYLSPISIAIMAVSATASASTIIAPADDPAVTAQMYRDAAQPYTSVGEVKGSGFGGSGVSIGGQWVLTAGHVALSKQNGGTFVLGGQTYTVQSAIVHPNFTLSGPNFDVGLLFLSTAVNGVPPAQMYDFGSPESILGQQATWVGYGLAGTGATGQQGPFEFRAFTNVIDVLGDHPLYEGLPSTSFIADFDRPGDPTKNNPASDPTPTLLEGNVTPGDSGGGVFVTVAGVNYLVGINSYSGTLDAMSGSTNGRYGALSGASHLSLFYPWIFEQTGIAAVPEPTAALLVAFGGMAMLSRRRREIHG; encoded by the coding sequence ATGCATCGTCGATATCTTTCCCCCATCTCGATTGCCATCATGGCGGTCTCAGCCACCGCCAGCGCTTCCACGATCATCGCGCCTGCCGACGATCCTGCCGTAACCGCGCAAATGTACCGGGACGCGGCCCAGCCCTACACCTCGGTGGGGGAAGTAAAGGGCTCGGGCTTTGGCGGGTCCGGAGTTTCAATTGGCGGTCAATGGGTTCTGACCGCAGGCCATGTGGCACTTTCCAAGCAAAATGGCGGCACCTTCGTTTTGGGAGGGCAAACCTACACGGTCCAGAGCGCGATCGTTCATCCGAATTTCACCCTCTCCGGCCCGAACTTCGATGTTGGCTTGCTTTTTCTCTCCACCGCCGTGAACGGAGTGCCTCCGGCACAAATGTATGACTTCGGCAGCCCTGAATCCATTCTTGGGCAGCAGGCCACCTGGGTCGGATACGGCTTGGCCGGAACGGGCGCGACGGGCCAGCAGGGCCCCTTCGAATTCCGCGCTTTCACCAACGTGATCGACGTGTTGGGAGACCATCCGCTCTACGAGGGCCTGCCCTCCACCTCCTTCATCGCGGATTTCGACCGACCGGGCGATCCGACAAAGAATAATCCGGCCTCTGACCCCACACCGACCCTCTTGGAAGGGAATGTCACTCCCGGCGACAGCGGCGGAGGGGTATTCGTCACCGTGGCAGGTGTGAACTACCTGGTGGGCATCAACAGCTATAGCGGAACCTTGGATGCCATGTCCGGCAGCACCAATGGGCGCTACGGCGCCCTAAGCGGGGCCAGTCATCTGAGCCTCTTTTATCCGTGGATTTTCGAGCAAACAGGGATCGCCGCGGTGCCGGAGCCGACAGCCGCCCTCTTGGTCGCTTTCGGGGGCATGGCGATGCTTTCCCGGCGCCGGCGCGAGATCCACGGGTGA
- a CDS encoding DUF456 domain-containing protein, with protein MWETITHWGGWGTVGTGAAWVITSCLLIAGFIGCIIPILPGHLILLFAAVAHRLMLGREGSGMEWWSFVILTALMALSQALEFAAGAAGTKWFGGTKWGAWGALLGGLVGMFFFPVGLIAGPLIGAFVFEKCFAKQELKPAAVSGVGSVVGTVAGMGMKLVIGIVMILWFFIDCFWVG; from the coding sequence ATGTGGGAAACGATCACTCATTGGGGCGGCTGGGGAACGGTGGGAACCGGCGCCGCGTGGGTCATCACTTCCTGTCTTTTGATTGCCGGCTTCATTGGCTGCATCATCCCCATCCTGCCAGGGCATCTGATCCTGCTTTTTGCGGCGGTGGCTCACCGGTTGATGCTCGGCCGGGAAGGCTCAGGCATGGAGTGGTGGTCTTTCGTGATCCTGACAGCCCTGATGGCCCTTTCCCAAGCACTCGAATTTGCGGCTGGAGCAGCAGGGACGAAATGGTTCGGCGGTACGAAGTGGGGCGCTTGGGGTGCACTGTTAGGTGGCCTCGTGGGCATGTTCTTCTTTCCCGTAGGCCTCATTGCGGGTCCTCTGATCGGTGCGTTCGTTTTTGAGAAGTGCTTCGCGAAGCAGGAGCTGAAGCCGGCGGCGGTTTCAGGAGTGGGCTCGGTCGTCGGGACCGTGGCAGGGATGGGGATGAAGCTGGTGATCGGGATCGTGATGATCCTCTGGTTCTTCATCGATTGCTTCTGGGTGGGATAA